One stretch of Paenibacillus sp. AN1007 DNA includes these proteins:
- a CDS encoding radical SAM/SPASM domain-containing protein: protein MKTFKKVYIEITSICNLACSFCPQTKRAKGFIDPEVFNNILDQIKPHTKHIYLHVKGEPLLHPKIDVLLDSAHAKGFKVNITTNGTLLPKTQHKLIGKPALRQMNFSLHSFDGHEGSTDRDGYLRNILTFVREAVKHNVIVSFRLWNLTQDNFTNAQRNRNRETLEVLEREFNLDFRIEEKVVPGSGIKIAPNVYLNQDHEFQWPSLDAPEDDGRGFCHALRSQAAVLVDGTVVPCCLDGEGVINLGNIHEKSFSEIVDGERANNLVYGFSKREAVEELCRKCGYRQRFGAGA, encoded by the coding sequence TTGAAAACGTTCAAGAAAGTATACATTGAAATTACGAGCATCTGTAATCTGGCATGCAGCTTTTGTCCACAAACGAAGCGTGCCAAAGGATTTATCGACCCTGAAGTCTTTAATAATATATTGGATCAGATCAAACCGCACACCAAACACATCTACCTGCACGTCAAAGGGGAACCGCTGCTGCATCCCAAAATTGACGTGCTGCTGGACTCCGCCCATGCCAAAGGATTCAAAGTAAACATTACAACGAACGGTACACTGCTGCCGAAAACACAGCATAAATTGATAGGTAAACCTGCACTGAGACAGATGAATTTCTCGCTGCACAGCTTCGACGGTCATGAAGGCTCTACCGACCGTGACGGATATCTGCGTAACATTTTGACTTTTGTACGTGAAGCCGTGAAACATAATGTCATTGTCTCGTTTCGATTATGGAATCTGACACAGGACAACTTTACGAATGCACAGAGGAATCGAAACCGAGAGACGCTGGAGGTGCTGGAGCGTGAATTCAATCTGGACTTCCGGATTGAGGAAAAAGTCGTTCCAGGCAGCGGCATAAAAATCGCGCCGAATGTGTACCTGAATCAGGATCATGAATTCCAGTGGCCAAGTCTGGATGCACCTGAAGATGATGGTAGGGGCTTCTGCCATGCACTGCGCAGTCAGGCCGCTGTGCTGGTGGACGGAACCGTCGTTCCCTGCTGTCTGGATGGAGAGGGTGTTATTAACCTGGGTAACATCCATGAGAAGTCTTTCTCGGAAATTGTGGATGGAGAGCGTGCGAACAATCTGGTGTACGGTTTCTCTAAACGTGAGGCTGTAGAGGAATTATGCCGCAAGTGTGGGTACCGTCAGCGGTTCGGAGCCGGAGCCTGA
- the thiM gene encoding hydroxyethylthiazole kinase: protein MSYLQRVRTLNPLIHNITNLVVAPFTANGLLALGASPFMAYAHEEAADAARMAGAVVLNIGTLDERVVQSILLAGKSANAHHVPVVLDPVGAGATAYRTDTVQKLVRELRLTVLRGNAAEVAHVIGVPWNIKGVDAGTGEGDRIDIAERAAQRLGCIIVITGQYDVITDGYQTFLTSNGHALLTQVTGAGCLLSSVIGAFAAAAAPGDDLLHSVTEAAAFYGVSAERAAARTAHQGPGSFQMEFLNQLAQVTPELLSEHAQIRQIRGGVR from the coding sequence ATGTCATATCTTCAACGTGTACGTACACTCAATCCTTTGATTCATAACATTACCAACCTTGTGGTTGCTCCTTTTACTGCAAATGGTCTGCTTGCCCTTGGTGCCTCTCCGTTCATGGCTTATGCTCATGAAGAAGCCGCTGATGCTGCCCGTATGGCTGGAGCAGTCGTTCTGAACATTGGCACATTGGATGAAAGAGTTGTTCAGTCGATCCTGCTGGCCGGGAAGTCTGCCAATGCACATCATGTACCTGTTGTACTTGATCCGGTTGGTGCGGGAGCAACCGCTTATCGCACCGATACGGTGCAGAAGCTGGTTCGTGAGCTTCGTCTCACTGTGCTGCGCGGTAATGCTGCCGAGGTGGCCCATGTCATTGGGGTGCCGTGGAATATCAAAGGTGTGGATGCCGGAACTGGAGAGGGTGACCGGATTGACATTGCGGAGCGCGCTGCACAGCGGCTGGGCTGCATTATCGTCATTACAGGTCAGTACGATGTTATTACGGACGGGTATCAAACATTTCTGACCAGCAACGGACATGCTTTACTCACCCAAGTGACAGGCGCAGGCTGCCTTCTAAGCTCGGTGATTGGTGCTTTCGCTGCCGCTGCCGCACCAGGAGATGATTTACTGCACAGTGTGACCGAGGCAGCTGCCTTTTATGGTGTTTCCGCTGAACGGGCTGCAGCTCGAACAGCTCATCAGGGCCCTGGCAGCTTCCAGATGGAATTTCTAAATCAATTAGCACAGGTGACACCTGAACTGCTCTCGGAGCACGCGCAGATTCGCCAGATTCGGGGAGGTGTACGATGA
- the thiD gene encoding bifunctional hydroxymethylpyrimidine kinase/phosphomethylpyrimidine kinase yields the protein MNITQALTIAGSDNGGGAGIQADLKTFQELGVYGMTVITAIAAQNTMGVQGVFPISYEGIAQQLDSTGEDFQPRAVKTGMLYSAEIIRLVAAKWQQFGWTNLVIDPVMVAKGGAPLLQQEAVQALVEELMPHALLTTPNIPEAELLTGMNITNLNEREEAAKQLVQMGTTYALIKGGHETGSGTVVDVLYDGQSFHYLENLRVMTRHTHGTGCTFSAAITAELAKGSSVLAAVTTARAFIQAAIEDELGFGAGHGPTNHFAYQRRQRGAC from the coding sequence ATGAACATTACGCAGGCATTAACGATTGCAGGTTCTGATAACGGTGGCGGTGCCGGAATTCAGGCTGATCTCAAAACCTTCCAGGAGCTTGGTGTATACGGAATGACGGTGATTACTGCGATCGCTGCACAGAACACTATGGGTGTGCAGGGCGTATTTCCCATCAGTTATGAAGGCATAGCCCAGCAGCTCGATTCAACGGGAGAAGACTTTCAGCCGCGTGCGGTCAAGACAGGCATGCTGTATAGTGCCGAGATTATTCGTCTTGTCGCGGCAAAATGGCAGCAGTTCGGCTGGACCAATCTGGTGATCGATCCGGTGATGGTAGCTAAAGGCGGTGCACCTCTCCTCCAGCAGGAGGCGGTGCAGGCACTTGTTGAGGAGCTGATGCCCCATGCCCTGCTCACAACACCTAACATCCCGGAAGCTGAACTGCTTACGGGTATGAACATAACCAATCTGAACGAACGCGAAGAAGCTGCAAAACAATTGGTACAGATGGGCACAACGTATGCCCTGATCAAAGGAGGACATGAGACTGGTAGCGGAACGGTAGTGGATGTTCTGTACGACGGGCAGTCCTTTCATTACCTGGAGAACCTGCGTGTAATGACACGTCATACGCACGGAACCGGCTGCACCTTCTCTGCTGCCATTACGGCCGAACTGGCCAAGGGTTCTTCTGTTCTGGCTGCCGTTACAACCGCGCGAGCCTTCATTCAGGCAGCCATTGAAGATGAGCTGGGATTCGGGGCCGGGCACGGACCGACGAATCACTTCGCGTACCAGCGCAGACAGCGAGGTGCATGCTGA
- the thiE gene encoding thiamine phosphate synthase, which translates to MRRWDTEAVRRALQLYLVMGSVNTTRDPVEVLRQAIAGGITLFQFREKGTGALTGEARTALALRLREVCSQHGIPFIVNDDVELAVAVEADGVHVGQDDADAALVRARIGEGRMLGVSAHSALEARLAVQAGADYLGIGPMYPTRSKADAHAVLGPAGMAELRAAGIAVPVVGIGGITPDTAAAVMAAGADGVAVISAIAGAADVHAAAAQLAAILRREQA; encoded by the coding sequence ATGCGTAGATGGGATACGGAAGCGGTACGCCGTGCGCTGCAGTTGTATTTGGTGATGGGCAGCGTCAATACGACGCGTGACCCGGTGGAGGTGCTGCGCCAGGCGATCGCTGGCGGCATCACGCTGTTCCAGTTCCGCGAGAAGGGAACTGGCGCCCTGACAGGCGAAGCCCGAACAGCGCTTGCGCTGCGGCTTCGCGAGGTGTGCAGCCAGCACGGGATACCGTTCATCGTGAACGATGATGTGGAGCTGGCTGTGGCTGTAGAGGCCGACGGTGTACACGTCGGTCAGGACGATGCGGACGCGGCGCTGGTGCGCGCCCGCATTGGCGAAGGGCGGATGCTTGGCGTATCCGCCCACTCCGCCCTTGAAGCCCGCCTTGCCGTGCAGGCGGGCGCAGACTATCTTGGCATCGGGCCAATGTACCCGACGCGCTCCAAAGCGGATGCCCACGCTGTGCTGGGCCCCGCCGGGATGGCGGAACTGCGCGCCGCAGGCATCGCGGTTCCGGTGGTTGGTATCGGCGGCATTACGCCCGATACCGCGGCCGCCGTGATGGCGGCTGGAGCCGACGGCGTCGCCGTCATCTCCGCCATCGCGGGCGCGGCCGATGTGCACGCAGCGGCTGCACAGCTCGCCGCGATCCTGCGCAGGGAGCAGGCATAG
- a CDS encoding winged helix-turn-helix transcriptional regulator, whose protein sequence is MDQIDRNILFHMENQARLSMTELGKLVGLSQPAVTERVKRLEESGVIEGYRTVLNPQKLGKQSTSYLLFRTRECTAFLDFCRVSPEVVECYRVSGEHNYLLKIMTDSIADLEAFGNQCDKYGTYTTLIAMSSPIACKNLMEEPQFLISKDS, encoded by the coding sequence ATGGATCAGATCGATAGAAACATCCTGTTCCATATGGAAAACCAAGCCAGATTGTCCATGACCGAATTAGGAAAATTGGTGGGACTTTCACAGCCAGCCGTCACAGAACGTGTAAAACGACTGGAGGAAAGCGGTGTTATTGAAGGGTATCGCACCGTCCTTAATCCGCAAAAATTAGGAAAACAAAGTACATCCTATCTACTATTTCGAACTAGAGAATGCACTGCTTTCCTTGATTTCTGCCGTGTTTCGCCCGAAGTTGTAGAATGTTATCGCGTCAGTGGAGAACATAATTATTTATTGAAAATCATGACAGATTCTATCGCAGACTTAGAGGCATTTGGAAACCAATGTGACAAATATGGAACCTATACTACACTTATCGCAATGTCCTCGCCTATTGCATGTAAAAACCTAATGGAAGAACCCCAGTTCCTGATCTCAAAGGATTCCTAA